One Candidatus Limnocylindria bacterium genomic window, CGTGCGTGAGGGCGATCCTGGCGATGAGATCCTGGCTGCCGCTCAGGAGAGCCGGGCCGACCTCATCGCGATGGGAACGCGTGGACGTACCGGCCTGCAGCGCCTCATCCTGGGGAGCGTCGCGCGCAAGGTCTTGGGCCGCGCGAGCGGCTCCGTGCTGGTGGCACGCTCGCGCGGCTGACCCTATGCCGCGAAGGCCCGATGCCGGCGGACCGCCTTCCCTTGCCGGGCTCGGAGCTCTGCCCGCCAGGGGCTTGACGTCGCGGCGTCATAGCCTCGCTCGTACGCGCTCAGCGCGAGGAAGGCGATGACGATCGTGCCGAGCGCGACGCCCACGATCAGGCCAACGACGAACGTCATTCCGTCACTCCCTGGTGGATCGTGATCGAAGACACGCCGGACGAGATCGCGATGGTCAATCGGTTCGTCGCCGAGCTATAGCCGTTCGACTCCTCAGGACCCGAGATGCTGTTCAGGGCACCGGTCACGCGGACGCGGTACTCGACGCCTGCGGGGATGCGCAGGTCGACCGACGAGGCGCCGGTCGAGACGGTGACGGGAACGTTGCCATTCGCCTTGGGCAGCGCGATCTCGAGATTCGAGGCGCCATTGTTGATGGTCGCCTCTGTCAGCATCACGTTCGATAGGTCGAGATCGAAGTCGCCGGCTCCGAGGTTGAGCGTGAGGCCCACGGGCATGTCGGACGGCACGGTGACGTCCCATGCTCGGGCGATCCCACGAAGGGGACTGTTCTGATCCGTCGACTTCACTTCGACGATGGCCGACCCGCTGCTACGGACGTTCCACTGCAGGTCGATGTCCTCGCGGGTCGACTTGACCATGACGAGGTCCGGCATGACGGCGGCGGACGGGCCCGCCTTCACGGTGAGGTCGCCGGCCCCGTAGCCGAGCGTGAGCGAGAGCGACGACGCGCCGGTACGAAGCACGCTCTCCTGCGAGGTGAACGTGCCGGTGTTGATGACGTTCGCACCCGGTAGATTCGGGGTCGCCGCTAGATAGAACAGGGCCGCGCCGATGATCGCGATCTCGACGATCGCCGCGACGATCACCGAGCGTGGCCGTAGAAGCAGGTCGACGCCGAGGATCACGAGGAGGACCGGCCAGAGCTGGGCGACGCCCATCCATGAGACGCGATCCAGGTATCCCGCGTTGGCGAGCAGGAACACGACACCGAGCGCGATCAGGACGAGCGGGAAAGCCAGAGAGGGGGTG contains:
- a CDS encoding DUF5668 domain-containing protein, translating into MTFESPRRTPSLAFPLVLIALGVVFLLANAGYLDRVSWMGVAQLWPVLLVILGVDLLLRPRSVIVAAIVEIAIIGAALFYLAATPNLPGANVINTGTFTSQESVLRTGASSLSLTLGYGAGDLTVKAGPSAAVMPDLVMVKSTREDIDLQWNVRSSGSAIVEVKSTDQNSPLRGIARAWDVTVPSDMPVGLTLNLGAGDFDLDLSNVMLTEATINNGASNLEIALPKANGNVPVTVSTGASSVDLRIPAGVEYRVRVTGALNSISGPEESNGYSSATNRLTIAISSGVSSITIHQGVTE